From one Desmospora activa DSM 45169 genomic stretch:
- a CDS encoding extracellular solute-binding protein, with amino-acid sequence MGKNGKKALTILSTFALLGGTLIGCGQQDASSSEEITIMAALHTPEVPDPKIEEMLEEATGEKIKIQWVPDGSYDEKLSTTFATGTFPQAVYMGNLGVLSQFRDAVSNGQFWEIGPYLDEYEHLNKLDPEVLQNTAVDGKIYGLYQERPLSRQGIIYRKDWADNLGLSAPETTDDLYKMMKAFTNDDPDQNGKNDTIGLTDRNDLIYGAFKTVGSYFGTPNNWGEVDGQLQPEFMHPSYMDTMKFIRQLHKEGLINQDFPVTSKTDQINQFVTGKAGMYIGAMGDVISLYNDAVKINPDIELEVQNRIEGPEGLGIWAIPGYGSVVMFPKSSIKTEEELKRVLAFYDQLMSPELANLMQYGVEGEHHELVEGQAEMTDDQSKIDREVKAYNALVVGGPSTIDMLEPYYKLEVKAKAEELVKDNNEFLIKDPTAPLHSETELKKGTRLQEMIDDATYQFMVGKLDEKGFNKVVENWRKDGGDQIIKEYNEAFKKQSK; translated from the coding sequence ATGGGCAAAAACGGAAAAAAAGCGCTCACCATTTTATCGACGTTTGCCTTGCTCGGAGGTACATTGATCGGATGCGGACAGCAGGATGCCTCCTCATCAGAAGAGATCACCATCATGGCGGCGTTACACACACCGGAAGTCCCCGATCCCAAAATTGAAGAGATGCTGGAAGAAGCGACAGGGGAAAAAATTAAGATCCAGTGGGTCCCGGATGGAAGTTATGACGAAAAGTTAAGCACCACATTTGCAACTGGGACGTTTCCACAAGCCGTCTATATGGGGAATCTCGGCGTCTTATCCCAATTCCGGGATGCTGTGAGCAACGGTCAATTTTGGGAGATCGGCCCTTATCTAGATGAGTATGAGCACTTAAATAAACTGGATCCGGAAGTGTTACAGAATACAGCTGTGGATGGGAAGATTTACGGTCTGTATCAGGAAAGGCCCCTTTCCCGCCAAGGCATCATCTATCGCAAAGATTGGGCTGATAATCTGGGATTATCTGCACCGGAAACGACTGATGATTTATACAAGATGATGAAAGCGTTTACAAACGATGATCCCGATCAAAACGGCAAAAACGACACCATTGGACTAACCGATCGCAACGATTTGATCTATGGTGCCTTTAAAACCGTCGGTTCCTACTTTGGCACGCCTAACAACTGGGGTGAGGTCGACGGGCAATTGCAGCCTGAATTTATGCACCCCAGCTATATGGATACAATGAAGTTTATTCGTCAGTTGCACAAGGAAGGTTTGATCAATCAAGATTTTCCGGTAACCAGTAAAACAGACCAAATCAATCAATTTGTCACCGGAAAAGCAGGGATGTATATCGGGGCCATGGGTGATGTCATCTCGTTGTATAATGATGCGGTTAAAATCAATCCCGATATCGAATTAGAGGTACAAAATCGGATAGAAGGTCCGGAAGGATTGGGCATTTGGGCCATCCCCGGATACGGTAGTGTGGTGATGTTCCCCAAATCCTCCATTAAAACCGAAGAAGAGCTAAAGCGGGTGTTAGCTTTCTATGATCAGTTGATGAGCCCGGAACTGGCCAACCTGATGCAGTATGGTGTTGAGGGTGAGCATCATGAGCTGGTGGAAGGCCAAGCCGAAATGACAGATGACCAGTCCAAAATTGATCGTGAAGTAAAAGCGTACAATGCGCTTGTTGTTGGAGGGCCCAGCACCATTGATATGCTTGAACCCTATTACAAATTGGAAGTGAAAGCGAAGGCGGAGGAGTTGGTAAAAGACAACAACGAATTTTTGATCAAAGACCCGACCGCTCCGCTTCATTCCGAGACGGAACTGAAAAAGGGAACACGCCTGCAAGAGATGATCGACGATGCGACCTACCAGTTTATGGTGGGCAAACTCGATGAAAAAGGTTTTAACAAGGTCGTGGAAAACTGGAGGAAAGATGGTGGCGACCAAATCATCAAGGAGTACAACGAAGCGTTCAAAAAACAGAGCAAGTAG